In one window of Vulpes vulpes isolate BD-2025 chromosome 1, VulVul3, whole genome shotgun sequence DNA:
- the TNK2 gene encoding activated CDC42 kinase 1 isoform X3 — MQPEEGTGWLLELLSEVQLQQYFLRLRDDLNVTRLSHFEYVKNEDLEKIGMGRPGQRRLWEAVKRRKAMCKRKSWMSKVFSGKRLEAEFPPHHSQSTFRKTSPTPGGPAGEGPLQSLTCLIGEKDLHLFEKLGDGSFGVVRRGEWDAPSGKTMSVAVKCLKPDVLSQPEAMDDFIREVNAMHSLDHRNLIRLYGVVLTPPMKMVTELAPLGSLLDRLRKHQGHFLLGTLSRYAVQVAEGMGYLESKRFIHRDLAARNLLLATRDLVKIGDFGLMRALPQNDDHYVMQEHRKVPFAWCAPESLKTRTFSHASDTWMFGVTLWEMFTYGQEPWIGLNGSQILHKIDKEGERLPRPEDCPQDVYNVMVQCWAHKPEDRPTFVALRDFLLEAQPTDMRALQDFEEPDKLHIQMNDVITVIEGRAENYWWRGQNTRTLCVGPFPRNVVTSVAGLSAQDISQPLQNSFIHTGHGDSDPRHCWGFPDKIDELYLGNPMDPPDLLSVELSTPRPTQHLGRLKKPTYDPVSEDQDPLSSDFKRLGLRKPALTRGLWLAKPSARVPGTKAGRGGGGEVTLIDFGEEPIVPTPRPCAPSLAQLAMDACSLLDKTPPQSPTRALPRPLHPTPVVDWDARPLPPPPAYDDVAQDEDDFEVCSINSTLVGAGVRTGPSQGETNYAFVPEQAQLLPPLEDNLFLPPQGGSKPPNSAQTAEIFQALQQECMRQLRVPAGSLSPPPGPAPAGEDKPQVPPRVPIPPRPTRPRGELSPAPSGEEEIGRWPGPASPPRVPPREPLSPQGSRTPSPLVPPGGSPLPPRLSSSPGKTMPTTQSFASDPKYATPQVIQAPGPRAGPCILPIVRDGKKVSSTHYYLLPERPPYLERYQRFLREAQSPEEPAPLPVPLLLPPPSTPAPAAPTATVRPMPQAAPDPKANFSTNNSNPGPRPPALRAAARLPQRGCPGDGPEAGRPADKVQMLQAMVHGVTTEECQAALQSHSWSVQRAAQYLKVEQLFGLGLRPRSECHKVLEMCDWNLEQAGCHLLGSCGPAHHKR, encoded by the exons aTGCAGCCGGAGGAGGGCACAGGctggctgctggagctgctgTCCGAGGTGCAGCTGCAACAGTACTTCCTGCGGCTCCGCGATGACCTCAATGTTACCCGCCTGTCCCACTTTGAGTATGTCAAGAATGAGGACCTGGAGAAGATTGGCATGGGCCGGCCTG GTCAGCGGCGGTTGTGGGAGGCTGTGAAGAGGAGAAAGGCCATGTGCAAACGCAAGTCTTGGATGAGCAAG GTGTTCAGTGGAAAGCGATTGGAGGCTGAGTTCCCCCCTCATCACTCTCAGAGCACCTTCCGGAAGACCTCACCCACCCCGGGGGGCCCAGCAGGGGAGGGACCCCTACAGAGCCTCACCTGCCTCATTGGGGAAAAGGACCTGCATCTATTCGAGAAGCTAGGAGATGGCTCCTTTGGCGTGGTGCGCAGGGGCGAGTGGGACGCCCCCTCGGGGAAGACG ATGAGTGTGGCTGTGAAGTGCCTGAAGCCTGAcgtgctgagccagccagaggccaTGGACGACTTCATCCGGGAGGTCAACGCCATGCACTCGCTTGACCATCGCAACCTCATTCGCCTCTATGGGGTGGTGCTCACGCCACCCATGAAGATG GTGACGGAGCTGGCGCCGCTAGGATCGTTGTTGGACCGGCTGCGCAAGCACCAGGGCCACTTCCTCCTGGGCACTCTGAGCCGCTACGCTGTGCAGGTGGCGGAGGGCATGGGCTACCTGGAGTCCAAGCGCTTTATTCACCGTGACCTGGCTGCCCGAAATCTGCTGTTGGCCACCCGTGACCTGGTCAAGATCGGGGACTTCGGGTTGATGCGTGCGCTACCCCAGAATGACGACCACTATGTCATGCAAGAGCATCGCAAGGTGCCCTTTGCCTG GTGTGCCCCTGAGAGCCTGAAGACGCGCACCTTCTCCCACGCCAGTGACACCTGGATGTTTGGAGTGACGTTGTGGGAGATGTTCACCTACGGCCAGGAGCCCTGGATCGGCCTCAATGGCAGTCAG ATTCTGCATAAGATTGACAAGGAGGGGGAGCGGCTGCCGCGGCCAGAGGACTGCCCCCAGGATGTCTACAACGTCATGGTCCAGTGCTGGGCCCACAAGCCAGAGGACAGACCCACGTTCGTGGCCCTGCGGGACTTCCTGCTGGAG gcccagcccaccGACATGCGTGCCCTTCAGGACTTTGAGGAACCTGACAAGCTGCACATCCAGATGAACGACGTCATCACCGTCATCGAGGGAAG GGCGGAGAACTACTGGTGGCGCGGCCAGAACACACGGACGCTGTGTGTGGGGCCCTTCCCTCGCAACGTGGTGACCTCCGTGGCTGGCCTGTCGGCCCAGGACATCAGTCAGCCGCTGCAGAACAGCTTCATCCACACAGGACATGGCGACAGCGACCCCCGCCACTGCTGGGGCTTCCCCGACAAGATTGACGA ACTGTACCTGGGAAACCCCATGGACCCTCCTGACCTGCTGAGCGTGGAACTGAGCACCCCCCGGCCCACCCAGCATCTAGGAAGGCTGAAAA AGCCAACCTACGATCCTGTGAGTGAGGACCAGGACCCCCTGTCCAGCGACTTCAAGAGGCTGGGCCTCCGGAAACCAGCCCTGACCCGTGGGCTGTGGCTTGCAAAGCCCTCCGCTCGGGTGCCCGGCACCAAGGCGGGTCGTGGCGGTGGGGGCGAGGTCACACTCATTGACTTTGGCGAGGAGCCCATCGTCCCCACCCCCCGGCCCTGCGCGCCCTCACTGGCACAGCTGGCCATGGACGCCTGTTCCTTACTGGACAAGACCCCGCCGCAGAGCCCCACGCgggccctgccccggcccctgcaCCCCACGCCCGTGGTGGACTGGGACGCGCGCCcgctgcccccgcctcctgcctaCGACGATGTGGCCCAGGATGAGGATGACTTCGAGGTCTGCTCCATCAACAGCACCCTGGTGGGTGCAGGGGTCCGCACTGGGCCCAGCCAGGGCGAAACCAATTACGCCTTTGTGCCTGAGCAGGCACAGCTGCTCCCTCCCCTGGAGGACAATCTGTTCCTCCCACCCCAGGGGGGGAGCAAGCCGCCCAACTCGGCCCAGACCGCAGAGATCTTCCAGGCGCTGCAGCAGGAGTGCATGCGGCAGCTGCGGGTCCCGGCTGGCTCCCTGAGCCCTCCTCCTGGCCCGGCCCCAGCGGGTGAGGACAAGCCCCAGGTGCCGCCCCGTGTGCCCATCCCCCCGAGGCCCACCCGCCCACGGGGCGAGCTGTCTCCAGCCCCCTCAGGTGAGGAGGAGATAGGGCGGTGGCCTGgacccgcctcccctccccgggtgcctccccgggagcccctgtCCCCTCAAGGCTCACGGACCCCTAGCCCCCTGGTTCCACCCGGCGGCTCCCCGCTGCCACCTCGGCTCTCCAGCTCACCTGGGAAGACCATGCCCACCACCCAGAGCTTCGCCTCCGACCCCAAGTACGCCACACCCCAAGTGATCCAGGCACCCGGCCCGCGGGCTGGTCCCTGCATCTTGCCCATTGTCCGCGACGGCAAGAAGGTCAGCAGCACCCACTACTACCTGCTGCCCGAGCGCCCACCCTACCTGGAACGCTATCAGCGCTTCCTGCGTGAGGCTCAGAGCCCTGAAGAGCCGGCCCCCCTGCCCGtgcccctgctgctgcccccGCCCAGCACCCCAGCTCCTGCTGCCCCCACTGCCACCGTTCGACCGATGCCCCAGGCCGCCCCCGACCCCAAGGCCAACTTCTCCACCAACAACAGTAATCCGGGGCCCCGGCCACCAGCCCTGCGGGCCGCTGCTCGGCTGCCAcagaggggctgccctggggacgGGCCGGAGGCTGGACGGCCGGCAGACAAGGTCCAGATG CTGCAGGCCATGGTGCATGGGGTGACCACAGAGGAGTGCCAGGCGGCCTTGCAGAGCCACAGCTGGAGCGTGCAGAGGGCTGCACAGTATCTGAAG GTGGAGCAGCTCTTTGGGTTGGGTCTGCGGCCGCGAAGCGAGTGCCACAAAGTGCTGGAGATGTGCGACTGGAACTTGGAGCAGGCTGGCTGCCACCTGCTGGGCTCCTGCGGCCCTGCCCACCACAA GCGCTGA
- the TNK2 gene encoding activated CDC42 kinase 1 isoform X1 → MQPEEGTGWLLELLSEVQLQQYFLRLRDDLNVTRLSHFEYVKNEDLEKIGMGRPGQRRLWEAVKRRKAMCKRKSWMSKVFSGKRLEAEFPPHHSQSTFRKTSPTPGGPAGEGPLQSLTCLIGEKDLHLFEKLGDGSFGVVRRGEWDAPSGKTMSVAVKCLKPDVLSQPEAMDDFIREVNAMHSLDHRNLIRLYGVVLTPPMKMVTELAPLGSLLDRLRKHQGHFLLGTLSRYAVQVAEGMGYLESKRFIHRDLAARNLLLATRDLVKIGDFGLMRALPQNDDHYVMQEHRKVPFAWCAPESLKTRTFSHASDTWMFGVTLWEMFTYGQEPWIGLNGSQILHKIDKEGERLPRPEDCPQDVYNVMVQCWAHKPEDRPTFVALRDFLLEAQPTDMRALQDFEEPDKLHIQMNDVITVIEGRAENYWWRGQNTRTLCVGPFPRNVVTSVAGLSAQDISQPLQNSFIHTGHGDSDPRHCWGFPDKIDELYLGNPMDPPDLLSVELSTPRPTQHLGRLKREPPPRPPQPAIFAQKPTYDPVSEDQDPLSSDFKRLGLRKPALTRGLWLAKPSARVPGTKAGRGGGGEVTLIDFGEEPIVPTPRPCAPSLAQLAMDACSLLDKTPPQSPTRALPRPLHPTPVVDWDARPLPPPPAYDDVAQDEDDFEVCSINSTLVGAGVRTGPSQGETNYAFVPEQAQLLPPLEDNLFLPPQGGSKPPNSAQTAEIFQALQQECMRQLRVPAGSLSPPPGPAPAGEDKPQVPPRVPIPPRPTRPRGELSPAPSGEEEIGRWPGPASPPRVPPREPLSPQGSRTPSPLVPPGGSPLPPRLSSSPGKTMPTTQSFASDPKYATPQVIQAPGPRAGPCILPIVRDGKKVSSTHYYLLPERPPYLERYQRFLREAQSPEEPAPLPVPLLLPPPSTPAPAAPTATVRPMPQAAPDPKANFSTNNSNPGPRPPALRAAARLPQRGCPGDGPEAGRPADKVQMLQAMVHGVTTEECQAALQSHSWSVQRAAQYLKVEQLFGLGLRPRSECHKVLEMCDWNLEQAGCHLLGSCGPAHHKR, encoded by the exons aTGCAGCCGGAGGAGGGCACAGGctggctgctggagctgctgTCCGAGGTGCAGCTGCAACAGTACTTCCTGCGGCTCCGCGATGACCTCAATGTTACCCGCCTGTCCCACTTTGAGTATGTCAAGAATGAGGACCTGGAGAAGATTGGCATGGGCCGGCCTG GTCAGCGGCGGTTGTGGGAGGCTGTGAAGAGGAGAAAGGCCATGTGCAAACGCAAGTCTTGGATGAGCAAG GTGTTCAGTGGAAAGCGATTGGAGGCTGAGTTCCCCCCTCATCACTCTCAGAGCACCTTCCGGAAGACCTCACCCACCCCGGGGGGCCCAGCAGGGGAGGGACCCCTACAGAGCCTCACCTGCCTCATTGGGGAAAAGGACCTGCATCTATTCGAGAAGCTAGGAGATGGCTCCTTTGGCGTGGTGCGCAGGGGCGAGTGGGACGCCCCCTCGGGGAAGACG ATGAGTGTGGCTGTGAAGTGCCTGAAGCCTGAcgtgctgagccagccagaggccaTGGACGACTTCATCCGGGAGGTCAACGCCATGCACTCGCTTGACCATCGCAACCTCATTCGCCTCTATGGGGTGGTGCTCACGCCACCCATGAAGATG GTGACGGAGCTGGCGCCGCTAGGATCGTTGTTGGACCGGCTGCGCAAGCACCAGGGCCACTTCCTCCTGGGCACTCTGAGCCGCTACGCTGTGCAGGTGGCGGAGGGCATGGGCTACCTGGAGTCCAAGCGCTTTATTCACCGTGACCTGGCTGCCCGAAATCTGCTGTTGGCCACCCGTGACCTGGTCAAGATCGGGGACTTCGGGTTGATGCGTGCGCTACCCCAGAATGACGACCACTATGTCATGCAAGAGCATCGCAAGGTGCCCTTTGCCTG GTGTGCCCCTGAGAGCCTGAAGACGCGCACCTTCTCCCACGCCAGTGACACCTGGATGTTTGGAGTGACGTTGTGGGAGATGTTCACCTACGGCCAGGAGCCCTGGATCGGCCTCAATGGCAGTCAG ATTCTGCATAAGATTGACAAGGAGGGGGAGCGGCTGCCGCGGCCAGAGGACTGCCCCCAGGATGTCTACAACGTCATGGTCCAGTGCTGGGCCCACAAGCCAGAGGACAGACCCACGTTCGTGGCCCTGCGGGACTTCCTGCTGGAG gcccagcccaccGACATGCGTGCCCTTCAGGACTTTGAGGAACCTGACAAGCTGCACATCCAGATGAACGACGTCATCACCGTCATCGAGGGAAG GGCGGAGAACTACTGGTGGCGCGGCCAGAACACACGGACGCTGTGTGTGGGGCCCTTCCCTCGCAACGTGGTGACCTCCGTGGCTGGCCTGTCGGCCCAGGACATCAGTCAGCCGCTGCAGAACAGCTTCATCCACACAGGACATGGCGACAGCGACCCCCGCCACTGCTGGGGCTTCCCCGACAAGATTGACGA ACTGTACCTGGGAAACCCCATGGACCCTCCTGACCTGCTGAGCGTGGAACTGAGCACCCCCCGGCCCACCCAGCATCTAGGAAGGCTGAAAA GGGAGCCTCCACCTCGCCCACCTCAGCCTGCCATCTTCGCTCAGA AGCCAACCTACGATCCTGTGAGTGAGGACCAGGACCCCCTGTCCAGCGACTTCAAGAGGCTGGGCCTCCGGAAACCAGCCCTGACCCGTGGGCTGTGGCTTGCAAAGCCCTCCGCTCGGGTGCCCGGCACCAAGGCGGGTCGTGGCGGTGGGGGCGAGGTCACACTCATTGACTTTGGCGAGGAGCCCATCGTCCCCACCCCCCGGCCCTGCGCGCCCTCACTGGCACAGCTGGCCATGGACGCCTGTTCCTTACTGGACAAGACCCCGCCGCAGAGCCCCACGCgggccctgccccggcccctgcaCCCCACGCCCGTGGTGGACTGGGACGCGCGCCcgctgcccccgcctcctgcctaCGACGATGTGGCCCAGGATGAGGATGACTTCGAGGTCTGCTCCATCAACAGCACCCTGGTGGGTGCAGGGGTCCGCACTGGGCCCAGCCAGGGCGAAACCAATTACGCCTTTGTGCCTGAGCAGGCACAGCTGCTCCCTCCCCTGGAGGACAATCTGTTCCTCCCACCCCAGGGGGGGAGCAAGCCGCCCAACTCGGCCCAGACCGCAGAGATCTTCCAGGCGCTGCAGCAGGAGTGCATGCGGCAGCTGCGGGTCCCGGCTGGCTCCCTGAGCCCTCCTCCTGGCCCGGCCCCAGCGGGTGAGGACAAGCCCCAGGTGCCGCCCCGTGTGCCCATCCCCCCGAGGCCCACCCGCCCACGGGGCGAGCTGTCTCCAGCCCCCTCAGGTGAGGAGGAGATAGGGCGGTGGCCTGgacccgcctcccctccccgggtgcctccccgggagcccctgtCCCCTCAAGGCTCACGGACCCCTAGCCCCCTGGTTCCACCCGGCGGCTCCCCGCTGCCACCTCGGCTCTCCAGCTCACCTGGGAAGACCATGCCCACCACCCAGAGCTTCGCCTCCGACCCCAAGTACGCCACACCCCAAGTGATCCAGGCACCCGGCCCGCGGGCTGGTCCCTGCATCTTGCCCATTGTCCGCGACGGCAAGAAGGTCAGCAGCACCCACTACTACCTGCTGCCCGAGCGCCCACCCTACCTGGAACGCTATCAGCGCTTCCTGCGTGAGGCTCAGAGCCCTGAAGAGCCGGCCCCCCTGCCCGtgcccctgctgctgcccccGCCCAGCACCCCAGCTCCTGCTGCCCCCACTGCCACCGTTCGACCGATGCCCCAGGCCGCCCCCGACCCCAAGGCCAACTTCTCCACCAACAACAGTAATCCGGGGCCCCGGCCACCAGCCCTGCGGGCCGCTGCTCGGCTGCCAcagaggggctgccctggggacgGGCCGGAGGCTGGACGGCCGGCAGACAAGGTCCAGATG CTGCAGGCCATGGTGCATGGGGTGACCACAGAGGAGTGCCAGGCGGCCTTGCAGAGCCACAGCTGGAGCGTGCAGAGGGCTGCACAGTATCTGAAG GTGGAGCAGCTCTTTGGGTTGGGTCTGCGGCCGCGAAGCGAGTGCCACAAAGTGCTGGAGATGTGCGACTGGAACTTGGAGCAGGCTGGCTGCCACCTGCTGGGCTCCTGCGGCCCTGCCCACCACAA GCGCTGA
- the TNK2 gene encoding activated CDC42 kinase 1 isoform X5: protein MQPEEGTGWLLELLSEVQLQQYFLRLRDDLNVTRLSHFEYVKNEDLEKIGMGRPGQRRLWEAVKRRKAMCKRKSWMSKVFSGKRLEAEFPPHHSQSTFRKTSPTPGGPAGEGPLQSLTCLIGEKDLHLFEKLGDGSFGVVRRGEWDAPSGKTMSVAVKCLKPDVLSQPEAMDDFIREVNAMHSLDHRNLIRLYGVVLTPPMKMVTELAPLGSLLDRLRKHQGHFLLGTLSRYAVQVAEGMGYLESKRFIHRDLAARNLLLATRDLVKIGDFGLMRALPQNDDHYVMQEHRKVPFAWCAPESLKTRTFSHASDTWMFGVTLWEMFTYGQEPWIGLNGSQILHKIDKEGERLPRPEDCPQDVYNVMVQCWAHKPEDRPTFVALRDFLLEAQPTDMRALQDFEEPDKLHIQMNDVITVIEGRAENYWWRGQNTRTLCVGPFPRNVVTSVAGLSAQDISQPLQNSFIHTGHGDSDPRHCWGFPDKIDELYLGNPMDPPDLLSVELSTPRPTQHLGRLKREPPPRPPQPAIFAQKPTYDPVSEDQDPLSSDFKRLGLRKPALTRGLWLAKPSARVPGTKAGRGGGGEVTLIDFGEEPIVPTPRPCAPSLAQLAMDACSLLDKTPPQSPTRALPRPLHPTPVVDWDARPLPPPPAYDDVAQDEDDFEVCSINSTLVGAGVRTGPSQGETNYAFVPEQAQLLPPLEDNLFLPPQGGSKPPNSAQTAEIFQALQQECMRQLRVPAGSLSPPPGPAPAGEDKPQVPPRVPIPPRPTRPRGELSPAPSGEEEIGRWPGPASPPRVPPREPLSPQGSRTPSPLVPPGGSPLPPRLSSSPGKTMPTTQSFASDPKYATPQVIQAPGPRAGPCILPIVRDGKKVSSTHYYLLPERPPYLERYQRFLREAQSPEEPAPLPVPLLLPPPSTPAPAAPTATVRPMPQAAPDPKANFSTNNSNPGPRPPALRAAARLPQRGCPGDGPEAGRPADKVQMVEQLFGLGLRPRSECHKVLEMCDWNLEQAGCHLLGSCGPAHHKR, encoded by the exons aTGCAGCCGGAGGAGGGCACAGGctggctgctggagctgctgTCCGAGGTGCAGCTGCAACAGTACTTCCTGCGGCTCCGCGATGACCTCAATGTTACCCGCCTGTCCCACTTTGAGTATGTCAAGAATGAGGACCTGGAGAAGATTGGCATGGGCCGGCCTG GTCAGCGGCGGTTGTGGGAGGCTGTGAAGAGGAGAAAGGCCATGTGCAAACGCAAGTCTTGGATGAGCAAG GTGTTCAGTGGAAAGCGATTGGAGGCTGAGTTCCCCCCTCATCACTCTCAGAGCACCTTCCGGAAGACCTCACCCACCCCGGGGGGCCCAGCAGGGGAGGGACCCCTACAGAGCCTCACCTGCCTCATTGGGGAAAAGGACCTGCATCTATTCGAGAAGCTAGGAGATGGCTCCTTTGGCGTGGTGCGCAGGGGCGAGTGGGACGCCCCCTCGGGGAAGACG ATGAGTGTGGCTGTGAAGTGCCTGAAGCCTGAcgtgctgagccagccagaggccaTGGACGACTTCATCCGGGAGGTCAACGCCATGCACTCGCTTGACCATCGCAACCTCATTCGCCTCTATGGGGTGGTGCTCACGCCACCCATGAAGATG GTGACGGAGCTGGCGCCGCTAGGATCGTTGTTGGACCGGCTGCGCAAGCACCAGGGCCACTTCCTCCTGGGCACTCTGAGCCGCTACGCTGTGCAGGTGGCGGAGGGCATGGGCTACCTGGAGTCCAAGCGCTTTATTCACCGTGACCTGGCTGCCCGAAATCTGCTGTTGGCCACCCGTGACCTGGTCAAGATCGGGGACTTCGGGTTGATGCGTGCGCTACCCCAGAATGACGACCACTATGTCATGCAAGAGCATCGCAAGGTGCCCTTTGCCTG GTGTGCCCCTGAGAGCCTGAAGACGCGCACCTTCTCCCACGCCAGTGACACCTGGATGTTTGGAGTGACGTTGTGGGAGATGTTCACCTACGGCCAGGAGCCCTGGATCGGCCTCAATGGCAGTCAG ATTCTGCATAAGATTGACAAGGAGGGGGAGCGGCTGCCGCGGCCAGAGGACTGCCCCCAGGATGTCTACAACGTCATGGTCCAGTGCTGGGCCCACAAGCCAGAGGACAGACCCACGTTCGTGGCCCTGCGGGACTTCCTGCTGGAG gcccagcccaccGACATGCGTGCCCTTCAGGACTTTGAGGAACCTGACAAGCTGCACATCCAGATGAACGACGTCATCACCGTCATCGAGGGAAG GGCGGAGAACTACTGGTGGCGCGGCCAGAACACACGGACGCTGTGTGTGGGGCCCTTCCCTCGCAACGTGGTGACCTCCGTGGCTGGCCTGTCGGCCCAGGACATCAGTCAGCCGCTGCAGAACAGCTTCATCCACACAGGACATGGCGACAGCGACCCCCGCCACTGCTGGGGCTTCCCCGACAAGATTGACGA ACTGTACCTGGGAAACCCCATGGACCCTCCTGACCTGCTGAGCGTGGAACTGAGCACCCCCCGGCCCACCCAGCATCTAGGAAGGCTGAAAA GGGAGCCTCCACCTCGCCCACCTCAGCCTGCCATCTTCGCTCAGA AGCCAACCTACGATCCTGTGAGTGAGGACCAGGACCCCCTGTCCAGCGACTTCAAGAGGCTGGGCCTCCGGAAACCAGCCCTGACCCGTGGGCTGTGGCTTGCAAAGCCCTCCGCTCGGGTGCCCGGCACCAAGGCGGGTCGTGGCGGTGGGGGCGAGGTCACACTCATTGACTTTGGCGAGGAGCCCATCGTCCCCACCCCCCGGCCCTGCGCGCCCTCACTGGCACAGCTGGCCATGGACGCCTGTTCCTTACTGGACAAGACCCCGCCGCAGAGCCCCACGCgggccctgccccggcccctgcaCCCCACGCCCGTGGTGGACTGGGACGCGCGCCcgctgcccccgcctcctgcctaCGACGATGTGGCCCAGGATGAGGATGACTTCGAGGTCTGCTCCATCAACAGCACCCTGGTGGGTGCAGGGGTCCGCACTGGGCCCAGCCAGGGCGAAACCAATTACGCCTTTGTGCCTGAGCAGGCACAGCTGCTCCCTCCCCTGGAGGACAATCTGTTCCTCCCACCCCAGGGGGGGAGCAAGCCGCCCAACTCGGCCCAGACCGCAGAGATCTTCCAGGCGCTGCAGCAGGAGTGCATGCGGCAGCTGCGGGTCCCGGCTGGCTCCCTGAGCCCTCCTCCTGGCCCGGCCCCAGCGGGTGAGGACAAGCCCCAGGTGCCGCCCCGTGTGCCCATCCCCCCGAGGCCCACCCGCCCACGGGGCGAGCTGTCTCCAGCCCCCTCAGGTGAGGAGGAGATAGGGCGGTGGCCTGgacccgcctcccctccccgggtgcctccccgggagcccctgtCCCCTCAAGGCTCACGGACCCCTAGCCCCCTGGTTCCACCCGGCGGCTCCCCGCTGCCACCTCGGCTCTCCAGCTCACCTGGGAAGACCATGCCCACCACCCAGAGCTTCGCCTCCGACCCCAAGTACGCCACACCCCAAGTGATCCAGGCACCCGGCCCGCGGGCTGGTCCCTGCATCTTGCCCATTGTCCGCGACGGCAAGAAGGTCAGCAGCACCCACTACTACCTGCTGCCCGAGCGCCCACCCTACCTGGAACGCTATCAGCGCTTCCTGCGTGAGGCTCAGAGCCCTGAAGAGCCGGCCCCCCTGCCCGtgcccctgctgctgcccccGCCCAGCACCCCAGCTCCTGCTGCCCCCACTGCCACCGTTCGACCGATGCCCCAGGCCGCCCCCGACCCCAAGGCCAACTTCTCCACCAACAACAGTAATCCGGGGCCCCGGCCACCAGCCCTGCGGGCCGCTGCTCGGCTGCCAcagaggggctgccctggggacgGGCCGGAGGCTGGACGGCCGGCAGACAAGGTCCAGATG GTGGAGCAGCTCTTTGGGTTGGGTCTGCGGCCGCGAAGCGAGTGCCACAAAGTGCTGGAGATGTGCGACTGGAACTTGGAGCAGGCTGGCTGCCACCTGCTGGGCTCCTGCGGCCCTGCCCACCACAA GCGCTGA